The Macaca fascicularis isolate 582-1 chromosome 1, T2T-MFA8v1.1 genome includes a window with the following:
- the CGN gene encoding cingulin isoform X3, whose amino-acid sequence MEQAPNMAEPRGPVDHGVQIRFITEPVSGAEMGTLRRGGRRPAKDARASTYGVAVRVQGIAGQPFVVLNSGEKGGDSFGVQIKGANDQEASGALGSDFELPENPYSQVKGFPAPSQSSTSDEEPGAYWNGKLLRSQSQASLAGPGPMDPSNRSTSMLELAPKVASPGSTIDTAPLSSVDSLINKFDSQLGGQSRGRTGRRTRMLPPEQRKRSKSLDSRLPRDTLEERERQSANHWTPSTKYDNHVGSSKQPSQSQSPSPPSGFSRSRQTQDWVLQSFEEPRGRAQDPTMLQFKSTPDLLRDQQEAAPPGSVEHMKATIYGILREGSSESETSVRRKVSLVLEKMQPLVMISSGSTKAVAGQGELTRKVEELQRKLDEEVKRRQKLEPSRVGLERQLEEKTEECSRLQELLERRKGEAQQSNKELQNMKRLLDQGEGLRHGLEAQVMELQNKLKQVQGPEPAKEVLLKDLLETRELLEEVLEGKQRVEEQLRLRERELTALKGALKEEVASRDQEVEHVRQQYQRDTEQLRRSMQDATQDHAVLEAERQKMSALVRGLQRELEETSEETGHWQSMFQKNKEDLRATKQELLQLRMEKEEMEEELGEKIEVLQRELEQARASAGDTRQVEVLKKELLQTQEELKELQAERQSQEVAGRHRDRELEKQLAVLRVEADRGRELEEQNLQLQKTLQQLRQDCEEASKAKMVAEAEAAVLGQRRAAVETTLRETQEENDEFRRRILGLEQQLKETRGLVDGGEAVEARLRDKLQRLEAEKQQLEEALNASQEEEGSLAAAKRALEARLEEAQRGLARLGQEQQTLNRALEEEGKQREVLRRGKAELEEQKRLLDRTVDRLNKELEKIGEDSKQALQQLQAQLEDYKEKARREVADAQRQAKDWASEAEKTSGGLSRLQDEIQRLRQALQASQAERDTARLDKELLAQRLQGLEQEAENKKRSQDDRARQLKGLEEKVSRLEAELDEEKNTVELLTDRVNRGRDQVDQLRTELLQERSARQDLECDKISLERQNKDLKTRLASSEGFQKPSASLSQLESQNQLLQERLQAEEREKTVLQSTNRKLERKVKELSIQIEDERQHVNDQKDQLSLRVKALKRQVDEAEEEIERLDGLRKKAQRELEEQHEVNEQLQARIKSLEKDSWRKASRSAAESALKHEGLSSDEEFDSVYNPSSIASLLTESNLQTSSC is encoded by the exons ATGGAGCAGGCACCCAACATGGCTGAGCCCCGCGGCCCTGTAGACCATGGAGTCCAGATTCGCTTCATCACAGAGCCAGTGAGTGGTGCAGAGATGGGCACTCTACGTCGCGGTGGACGACGCCCAGCTAAGGATGCAAGAGCCAGTACCTATGGGGTTGCTGTGCGTGTGCAGGGCATCGCTGGGCAGCCCTTTGTGGTGCTCAACAGTGGGGAGAAAGGTGGTGACTCCTTTGGGGTCCAAATCAAGGGGGCCAATGACCAAGAGGCCTCAGGAGCTCTGGGCTCAGATTTTGAACTCCCTGAGAACCCCTACTCTCAAGTCAAGGGATTTCCTGCCCCCTCTCAGAGCAGCACATCTGATGAGGAGCCTGGGGCCTACTGGAATGGAAAGCTACTCCGTTCCCAGTCCCAGGCCTCGCTGGCAGGCCCTGGCCCAATGGATCCTAGTAACAGAAGCACCAGCATGTTGGAGCTAGCCCCGAAAGTGGCTTCCCCGGGTAGCACCATTGACACTGCTCCCCTGTCTTCAGTGGACTCACTCATCAACAAGTTTGACAGTCAACTTGGAGGCCAGTCCCGGGGCCGGACCGGCCGCCGAACACGAATGCTACCCCCTGAACAGCGCAAACGGAGCAAGAGCCTGGACAGCCGCCTCCCACGGGACACCCTTGAGGAACGGGAGCGCCAGTCCGCCAACCACTGGACCCCTAGCACAAAATATGACAACCATGTGGGCAGTTCGAAGCAGCCATCCCAGAGCCAGAGCCCGAGTCCTCCCAGTGGCTTTAGCCGTTCCCGTCAGACTCAGGACTGGGTCCTTCAGAGTTTTGAGGAGCCACGGGGGAGAGCACAGGACCCCACCATGCTGCAG ttcaaGTCAACTCCAGACCTCCTTCGAGATCAGCAGGAGGCGGCCCCACCAGGCAGTGTGGAGCATATGAAGGCCACCATCTATGGCATCCTGAGGGAGGG AAGCTCAGAAAGTGAAACCTCTGTGAGGAGGAAGGTTAGTTTGGTGCTGGAGAAGATGCAGCCTCTAGTG ATGATTTCTTCTGGTTCTACTAAGGCTGTGGCAGGGCAGGGCGAGCTTACCCGAAAAGTGGAGGAGCTACAACGAAAGCTGGATGAAGAGGTGAAG AGGCGGCAGAAGCTAGAGCCATCACGAGTTGGGCTGGAGCGGCAGCtggaggagaaaacagaagagtGCAGCCGACTGCAGGAGCtgctggaaagaaggaagggggaggcCCAGCAGAGCAACAAGGA GCTCCAGAACATGAAGCGCCTCTTGGACCAGGGTGAAGGTTTACGACATGGGCTGGAGGCCCAGGTGATGGAGCTGCAGAACAAGCTGAAACAGGTCCAGGGTCCTGAGCCTGCTAAGGAGGTGTTACTGAAG GACCTGTTAGAGACCCGGGAACTTCTGGAAGAGGTCTTGGAGGGGAAACAGCGGGTAGAGGAGCAGCTGAGGCTGCGGGAGCGGGAATTGACAGCCCTGAAGGGGGCCCTGAAAGAGGAGGTAGCCTCCCGTGACCAGGAGGTGGAGCATGTCCGGCAGCAGTACCAGCGAGACACAGAGCAGCTCCGCAGGAGCATGCAAGATGCAACCCAG GACCATGCAGTGCTGGAGGCCGAGAGGCAGAAGATGTCAGCCCTTGTGCGAGGGCTGCAGAGGGAGCTGGAGGAGACTTCAGAGGAGACAGGGCATTGGCAGAGTATGTTCCAGAAGAATAAGGAGGATCTTAGAGCCACCAAGCAGGA ACTCCTGCAGCTGCGAATGGAGAAGGAGGAGATGGAAGAGGAGCTTGGAGAGAAGATAGAGGTCTTGCAGAGGGAATTAGAACAGGCCCGAGCTAGTGCTGGAGATACTCGCCAGGTTGAGGTGCTCAAGAAG gAGCTGCTCCAGACACAGGAGGAGCTTAAGGAACTGCAGGCAGAACGGCAGAGCCAGGAGGTGGCTGGGCGACACCGGGACCGGGAGTTGGAGAAGCAGCTGGCAGTCCTGAGGGTTGAGGCTGATCGAGGTCGGGAGCTGGAAGAACAGAACCTCCAGCTACAAAAGACCCTCCAGCAACTGCGACAGGACTGTGAAGAGGCTTCCAAG GCTAAGATGGTGGCcgaggcagaggcagcagtgcTGGGGCAGCGGCGGGCCGCGGTGGAGACAACGCTTCGGGAGACCCAGGAGGAAAATGACGAATTCCGCCGGCGCATCCTGGGTTTGGAGCAGCAGCTGAAGGAGACTCGAGGTCTGGTGGATGGTGGGGAAGCGGTGGAGGCACGACTACGGGACAAGCTGCAGCGGCTGGAG GCAGAGAAACAGCAACTGGAGGAGGCCCTGAATGCGTcccaggaagaggaagggagtcTGGCAGCAGCCAAGCGGGCACTGGAGGCACGCCTCGAGGAGGCTCAGCGGGGGCTGGCCCGCCTGGGGCAAGAGCAGCAGACACTGAACCGGGccctggaggaggaagggaagcagCGGGAGGTGCTCCGGCGAGGCAAGGCTGAGCTGGAGGAGCAGAAGCGTTTGCTGGATAGGACTGTGGACCGACTGAACAAGGAG ttGGAGAAGATCGGGGAGGACTCTAAGCAAGCCCTGCAGCAGCTCCAGGCCCAGCTGGAGGATTATAAGGAAAAGGCCCGGCGGGAGGTGGCAGATGCCCAGCGCCAGGCCAAGGATTGGGCGAGTGAGGCTGAGAAGACCTCTGGGGGACTGAGCCGGCTTCAGGATGAG ATCCAGAGGCTGCGGCAGGCCCTGCAGGCATCCCAGGCTGAGCGGGACACAGCCCGGCTGGACAAAGAGCTACTGGCCCAGCGATTGCAGGGGCTGGAGCAAGAGGCAGAGAACAAGAAGCGCTCCCAGGACGACAGGGCCCGGCAGCTGAAGGGCCTCGAG GAAAAAGTCTCACGGCTGGAAGCAGAGTTAGATGAGGAGAAGAACACTGTGGAGCTGCTAACAGACCGGGTGAATCGTGGCCGGGACCAG GTAGATCAGCTGAGGACAGAGCTCCTGCAGGAGAGGTCTGCTCGGCAGGACCTGGAGTGTGACAAAATCTCCTTGGAGAGACAg AACAAAGACCTGAAGACCCGGTTGGCCAGCTCAGAAGGCTTCCAGAAGCCCAGTGCCAGCCTCTCTCAGCTTGAGTCCCAGAATCAGTTGTTGCAGGAGCGGCTACAGGCTGAAGAGAG GGAGAAGACAGTTCTGCAGTCTACCAATCGAAAACTGGAGCGGAAAGTTAAAGAGCTATCCATCCAGATTGAAGACGAGCGGCAGCATGTCAATGACCAGAAAGACCAG CTAAGCCTGAGGGTGAAGGCTTTGAAGCGTCAGGTGGATGaagcagaagaggaaattgagcGACTGGATGGCCTGAGGAAGAAGGCCCAGCGCGAGCTGGAGGAGCAGCATGAGGTCAATGAACAGCTCCAGGCCCGGATCAAGTCTCTGGAGAAGGACTCCTG GCGCAAAGCTTCCCGCTCAGCTGCTGAGTCAGCTCTCAAACATGAAGGGCTGAGCTCAGATGAGGAATTCGACAGTGTCTACAATCCCTCATCCATTGCATCACTGCTTACGGAGAGCAACCTACAGACCAGCTCCTGTTAG
- the CGN gene encoding cingulin isoform X1, with translation MGFCHVAQAGLKLPSSSDPPTLASQNAGITGVNHHTRKVVICLRLHTPGLLLFMEQAPNMAEPRGPVDHGVQIRFITEPVSGAEMGTLRRGGRRPAKDARASTYGVAVRVQGIAGQPFVVLNSGEKGGDSFGVQIKGANDQEASGALGSDFELPENPYSQVKGFPAPSQSSTSDEEPGAYWNGKLLRSQSQASLAGPGPMDPSNRSTSMLELAPKVASPGSTIDTAPLSSVDSLINKFDSQLGGQSRGRTGRRTRMLPPEQRKRSKSLDSRLPRDTLEERERQSANHWTPSTKYDNHVGSSKQPSQSQSPSPPSGFSRSRQTQDWVLQSFEEPRGRAQDPTMLQFKSTPDLLRDQQEAAPPGSVEHMKATIYGILREGSSESETSVRRKVSLVLEKMQPLVMISSGSTKAVAGQGELTRKVEELQRKLDEEVKRRQKLEPSRVGLERQLEEKTEECSRLQELLERRKGEAQQSNKELQNMKRLLDQGEGLRHGLEAQVMELQNKLKQVQGPEPAKEVLLKDLLETRELLEEVLEGKQRVEEQLRLRERELTALKGALKEEVASRDQEVEHVRQQYQRDTEQLRRSMQDATQDHAVLEAERQKMSALVRGLQRELEETSEETGHWQSMFQKNKEDLRATKQELLQLRMEKEEMEEELGEKIEVLQRELEQARASAGDTRQVEVLKKELLQTQEELKELQAERQSQEVAGRHRDRELEKQLAVLRVEADRGRELEEQNLQLQKTLQQLRQDCEEASKAKMVAEAEAAVLGQRRAAVETTLRETQEENDEFRRRILGLEQQLKETRGLVDGGEAVEARLRDKLQRLEAEKQQLEEALNASQEEEGSLAAAKRALEARLEEAQRGLARLGQEQQTLNRALEEEGKQREVLRRGKAELEEQKRLLDRTVDRLNKELEKIGEDSKQALQQLQAQLEDYKEKARREVADAQRQAKDWASEAEKTSGGLSRLQDEIQRLRQALQASQAERDTARLDKELLAQRLQGLEQEAENKKRSQDDRARQLKGLEEKVSRLEAELDEEKNTVELLTDRVNRGRDQVDQLRTELLQERSARQDLECDKISLERQNKDLKTRLASSEGFQKPSASLSQLESQNQLLQERLQAEEREKTVLQSTNRKLERKVKELSIQIEDERQHVNDQKDQLSLRVKALKRQVDEAEEEIERLDGLRKKAQRELEEQHEVNEQLQARIKSLEKDSWRKASRSAAESALKHEGLSSDEEFDSVYNPSSIASLLTESNLQTSSC, from the exons atggggttttgccatgttgctcaggctggtctcaaactcccgagttcaagtgatccacccaccttggcctcccaaaatgctgggattacaggtgtgaaccaccataccagAAAAGTTGTGATTTGCCTGAGGTTGCATACACCAG GACTCCTCTTATTTATGGAGCAGGCACCCAACATGGCTGAGCCCCGCGGCCCTGTAGACCATGGAGTCCAGATTCGCTTCATCACAGAGCCAGTGAGTGGTGCAGAGATGGGCACTCTACGTCGCGGTGGACGACGCCCAGCTAAGGATGCAAGAGCCAGTACCTATGGGGTTGCTGTGCGTGTGCAGGGCATCGCTGGGCAGCCCTTTGTGGTGCTCAACAGTGGGGAGAAAGGTGGTGACTCCTTTGGGGTCCAAATCAAGGGGGCCAATGACCAAGAGGCCTCAGGAGCTCTGGGCTCAGATTTTGAACTCCCTGAGAACCCCTACTCTCAAGTCAAGGGATTTCCTGCCCCCTCTCAGAGCAGCACATCTGATGAGGAGCCTGGGGCCTACTGGAATGGAAAGCTACTCCGTTCCCAGTCCCAGGCCTCGCTGGCAGGCCCTGGCCCAATGGATCCTAGTAACAGAAGCACCAGCATGTTGGAGCTAGCCCCGAAAGTGGCTTCCCCGGGTAGCACCATTGACACTGCTCCCCTGTCTTCAGTGGACTCACTCATCAACAAGTTTGACAGTCAACTTGGAGGCCAGTCCCGGGGCCGGACCGGCCGCCGAACACGAATGCTACCCCCTGAACAGCGCAAACGGAGCAAGAGCCTGGACAGCCGCCTCCCACGGGACACCCTTGAGGAACGGGAGCGCCAGTCCGCCAACCACTGGACCCCTAGCACAAAATATGACAACCATGTGGGCAGTTCGAAGCAGCCATCCCAGAGCCAGAGCCCGAGTCCTCCCAGTGGCTTTAGCCGTTCCCGTCAGACTCAGGACTGGGTCCTTCAGAGTTTTGAGGAGCCACGGGGGAGAGCACAGGACCCCACCATGCTGCAG ttcaaGTCAACTCCAGACCTCCTTCGAGATCAGCAGGAGGCGGCCCCACCAGGCAGTGTGGAGCATATGAAGGCCACCATCTATGGCATCCTGAGGGAGGG AAGCTCAGAAAGTGAAACCTCTGTGAGGAGGAAGGTTAGTTTGGTGCTGGAGAAGATGCAGCCTCTAGTG ATGATTTCTTCTGGTTCTACTAAGGCTGTGGCAGGGCAGGGCGAGCTTACCCGAAAAGTGGAGGAGCTACAACGAAAGCTGGATGAAGAGGTGAAG AGGCGGCAGAAGCTAGAGCCATCACGAGTTGGGCTGGAGCGGCAGCtggaggagaaaacagaagagtGCAGCCGACTGCAGGAGCtgctggaaagaaggaagggggaggcCCAGCAGAGCAACAAGGA GCTCCAGAACATGAAGCGCCTCTTGGACCAGGGTGAAGGTTTACGACATGGGCTGGAGGCCCAGGTGATGGAGCTGCAGAACAAGCTGAAACAGGTCCAGGGTCCTGAGCCTGCTAAGGAGGTGTTACTGAAG GACCTGTTAGAGACCCGGGAACTTCTGGAAGAGGTCTTGGAGGGGAAACAGCGGGTAGAGGAGCAGCTGAGGCTGCGGGAGCGGGAATTGACAGCCCTGAAGGGGGCCCTGAAAGAGGAGGTAGCCTCCCGTGACCAGGAGGTGGAGCATGTCCGGCAGCAGTACCAGCGAGACACAGAGCAGCTCCGCAGGAGCATGCAAGATGCAACCCAG GACCATGCAGTGCTGGAGGCCGAGAGGCAGAAGATGTCAGCCCTTGTGCGAGGGCTGCAGAGGGAGCTGGAGGAGACTTCAGAGGAGACAGGGCATTGGCAGAGTATGTTCCAGAAGAATAAGGAGGATCTTAGAGCCACCAAGCAGGA ACTCCTGCAGCTGCGAATGGAGAAGGAGGAGATGGAAGAGGAGCTTGGAGAGAAGATAGAGGTCTTGCAGAGGGAATTAGAACAGGCCCGAGCTAGTGCTGGAGATACTCGCCAGGTTGAGGTGCTCAAGAAG gAGCTGCTCCAGACACAGGAGGAGCTTAAGGAACTGCAGGCAGAACGGCAGAGCCAGGAGGTGGCTGGGCGACACCGGGACCGGGAGTTGGAGAAGCAGCTGGCAGTCCTGAGGGTTGAGGCTGATCGAGGTCGGGAGCTGGAAGAACAGAACCTCCAGCTACAAAAGACCCTCCAGCAACTGCGACAGGACTGTGAAGAGGCTTCCAAG GCTAAGATGGTGGCcgaggcagaggcagcagtgcTGGGGCAGCGGCGGGCCGCGGTGGAGACAACGCTTCGGGAGACCCAGGAGGAAAATGACGAATTCCGCCGGCGCATCCTGGGTTTGGAGCAGCAGCTGAAGGAGACTCGAGGTCTGGTGGATGGTGGGGAAGCGGTGGAGGCACGACTACGGGACAAGCTGCAGCGGCTGGAG GCAGAGAAACAGCAACTGGAGGAGGCCCTGAATGCGTcccaggaagaggaagggagtcTGGCAGCAGCCAAGCGGGCACTGGAGGCACGCCTCGAGGAGGCTCAGCGGGGGCTGGCCCGCCTGGGGCAAGAGCAGCAGACACTGAACCGGGccctggaggaggaagggaagcagCGGGAGGTGCTCCGGCGAGGCAAGGCTGAGCTGGAGGAGCAGAAGCGTTTGCTGGATAGGACTGTGGACCGACTGAACAAGGAG ttGGAGAAGATCGGGGAGGACTCTAAGCAAGCCCTGCAGCAGCTCCAGGCCCAGCTGGAGGATTATAAGGAAAAGGCCCGGCGGGAGGTGGCAGATGCCCAGCGCCAGGCCAAGGATTGGGCGAGTGAGGCTGAGAAGACCTCTGGGGGACTGAGCCGGCTTCAGGATGAG ATCCAGAGGCTGCGGCAGGCCCTGCAGGCATCCCAGGCTGAGCGGGACACAGCCCGGCTGGACAAAGAGCTACTGGCCCAGCGATTGCAGGGGCTGGAGCAAGAGGCAGAGAACAAGAAGCGCTCCCAGGACGACAGGGCCCGGCAGCTGAAGGGCCTCGAG GAAAAAGTCTCACGGCTGGAAGCAGAGTTAGATGAGGAGAAGAACACTGTGGAGCTGCTAACAGACCGGGTGAATCGTGGCCGGGACCAG GTAGATCAGCTGAGGACAGAGCTCCTGCAGGAGAGGTCTGCTCGGCAGGACCTGGAGTGTGACAAAATCTCCTTGGAGAGACAg AACAAAGACCTGAAGACCCGGTTGGCCAGCTCAGAAGGCTTCCAGAAGCCCAGTGCCAGCCTCTCTCAGCTTGAGTCCCAGAATCAGTTGTTGCAGGAGCGGCTACAGGCTGAAGAGAG GGAGAAGACAGTTCTGCAGTCTACCAATCGAAAACTGGAGCGGAAAGTTAAAGAGCTATCCATCCAGATTGAAGACGAGCGGCAGCATGTCAATGACCAGAAAGACCAG CTAAGCCTGAGGGTGAAGGCTTTGAAGCGTCAGGTGGATGaagcagaagaggaaattgagcGACTGGATGGCCTGAGGAAGAAGGCCCAGCGCGAGCTGGAGGAGCAGCATGAGGTCAATGAACAGCTCCAGGCCCGGATCAAGTCTCTGGAGAAGGACTCCTG GCGCAAAGCTTCCCGCTCAGCTGCTGAGTCAGCTCTCAAACATGAAGGGCTGAGCTCAGATGAGGAATTCGACAGTGTCTACAATCCCTCATCCATTGCATCACTGCTTACGGAGAGCAACCTACAGACCAGCTCCTGTTAG
- the CGN gene encoding cingulin isoform X2: protein MSSREHTGIWAASKIPLLLQIGLLLFMEQAPNMAEPRGPVDHGVQIRFITEPVSGAEMGTLRRGGRRPAKDARASTYGVAVRVQGIAGQPFVVLNSGEKGGDSFGVQIKGANDQEASGALGSDFELPENPYSQVKGFPAPSQSSTSDEEPGAYWNGKLLRSQSQASLAGPGPMDPSNRSTSMLELAPKVASPGSTIDTAPLSSVDSLINKFDSQLGGQSRGRTGRRTRMLPPEQRKRSKSLDSRLPRDTLEERERQSANHWTPSTKYDNHVGSSKQPSQSQSPSPPSGFSRSRQTQDWVLQSFEEPRGRAQDPTMLQFKSTPDLLRDQQEAAPPGSVEHMKATIYGILREGSSESETSVRRKVSLVLEKMQPLVMISSGSTKAVAGQGELTRKVEELQRKLDEEVKRRQKLEPSRVGLERQLEEKTEECSRLQELLERRKGEAQQSNKELQNMKRLLDQGEGLRHGLEAQVMELQNKLKQVQGPEPAKEVLLKDLLETRELLEEVLEGKQRVEEQLRLRERELTALKGALKEEVASRDQEVEHVRQQYQRDTEQLRRSMQDATQDHAVLEAERQKMSALVRGLQRELEETSEETGHWQSMFQKNKEDLRATKQELLQLRMEKEEMEEELGEKIEVLQRELEQARASAGDTRQVEVLKKELLQTQEELKELQAERQSQEVAGRHRDRELEKQLAVLRVEADRGRELEEQNLQLQKTLQQLRQDCEEASKAKMVAEAEAAVLGQRRAAVETTLRETQEENDEFRRRILGLEQQLKETRGLVDGGEAVEARLRDKLQRLEAEKQQLEEALNASQEEEGSLAAAKRALEARLEEAQRGLARLGQEQQTLNRALEEEGKQREVLRRGKAELEEQKRLLDRTVDRLNKELEKIGEDSKQALQQLQAQLEDYKEKARREVADAQRQAKDWASEAEKTSGGLSRLQDEIQRLRQALQASQAERDTARLDKELLAQRLQGLEQEAENKKRSQDDRARQLKGLEEKVSRLEAELDEEKNTVELLTDRVNRGRDQVDQLRTELLQERSARQDLECDKISLERQNKDLKTRLASSEGFQKPSASLSQLESQNQLLQERLQAEEREKTVLQSTNRKLERKVKELSIQIEDERQHVNDQKDQLSLRVKALKRQVDEAEEEIERLDGLRKKAQRELEEQHEVNEQLQARIKSLEKDSWRKASRSAAESALKHEGLSSDEEFDSVYNPSSIASLLTESNLQTSSC from the exons ATGAGCTCCCGAGAACACACAGGAATCTGGGCTGCATCGAAGATTCCTCTTCTACTCCAAATAG GACTCCTCTTATTTATGGAGCAGGCACCCAACATGGCTGAGCCCCGCGGCCCTGTAGACCATGGAGTCCAGATTCGCTTCATCACAGAGCCAGTGAGTGGTGCAGAGATGGGCACTCTACGTCGCGGTGGACGACGCCCAGCTAAGGATGCAAGAGCCAGTACCTATGGGGTTGCTGTGCGTGTGCAGGGCATCGCTGGGCAGCCCTTTGTGGTGCTCAACAGTGGGGAGAAAGGTGGTGACTCCTTTGGGGTCCAAATCAAGGGGGCCAATGACCAAGAGGCCTCAGGAGCTCTGGGCTCAGATTTTGAACTCCCTGAGAACCCCTACTCTCAAGTCAAGGGATTTCCTGCCCCCTCTCAGAGCAGCACATCTGATGAGGAGCCTGGGGCCTACTGGAATGGAAAGCTACTCCGTTCCCAGTCCCAGGCCTCGCTGGCAGGCCCTGGCCCAATGGATCCTAGTAACAGAAGCACCAGCATGTTGGAGCTAGCCCCGAAAGTGGCTTCCCCGGGTAGCACCATTGACACTGCTCCCCTGTCTTCAGTGGACTCACTCATCAACAAGTTTGACAGTCAACTTGGAGGCCAGTCCCGGGGCCGGACCGGCCGCCGAACACGAATGCTACCCCCTGAACAGCGCAAACGGAGCAAGAGCCTGGACAGCCGCCTCCCACGGGACACCCTTGAGGAACGGGAGCGCCAGTCCGCCAACCACTGGACCCCTAGCACAAAATATGACAACCATGTGGGCAGTTCGAAGCAGCCATCCCAGAGCCAGAGCCCGAGTCCTCCCAGTGGCTTTAGCCGTTCCCGTCAGACTCAGGACTGGGTCCTTCAGAGTTTTGAGGAGCCACGGGGGAGAGCACAGGACCCCACCATGCTGCAG ttcaaGTCAACTCCAGACCTCCTTCGAGATCAGCAGGAGGCGGCCCCACCAGGCAGTGTGGAGCATATGAAGGCCACCATCTATGGCATCCTGAGGGAGGG AAGCTCAGAAAGTGAAACCTCTGTGAGGAGGAAGGTTAGTTTGGTGCTGGAGAAGATGCAGCCTCTAGTG ATGATTTCTTCTGGTTCTACTAAGGCTGTGGCAGGGCAGGGCGAGCTTACCCGAAAAGTGGAGGAGCTACAACGAAAGCTGGATGAAGAGGTGAAG AGGCGGCAGAAGCTAGAGCCATCACGAGTTGGGCTGGAGCGGCAGCtggaggagaaaacagaagagtGCAGCCGACTGCAGGAGCtgctggaaagaaggaagggggaggcCCAGCAGAGCAACAAGGA GCTCCAGAACATGAAGCGCCTCTTGGACCAGGGTGAAGGTTTACGACATGGGCTGGAGGCCCAGGTGATGGAGCTGCAGAACAAGCTGAAACAGGTCCAGGGTCCTGAGCCTGCTAAGGAGGTGTTACTGAAG GACCTGTTAGAGACCCGGGAACTTCTGGAAGAGGTCTTGGAGGGGAAACAGCGGGTAGAGGAGCAGCTGAGGCTGCGGGAGCGGGAATTGACAGCCCTGAAGGGGGCCCTGAAAGAGGAGGTAGCCTCCCGTGACCAGGAGGTGGAGCATGTCCGGCAGCAGTACCAGCGAGACACAGAGCAGCTCCGCAGGAGCATGCAAGATGCAACCCAG GACCATGCAGTGCTGGAGGCCGAGAGGCAGAAGATGTCAGCCCTTGTGCGAGGGCTGCAGAGGGAGCTGGAGGAGACTTCAGAGGAGACAGGGCATTGGCAGAGTATGTTCCAGAAGAATAAGGAGGATCTTAGAGCCACCAAGCAGGA ACTCCTGCAGCTGCGAATGGAGAAGGAGGAGATGGAAGAGGAGCTTGGAGAGAAGATAGAGGTCTTGCAGAGGGAATTAGAACAGGCCCGAGCTAGTGCTGGAGATACTCGCCAGGTTGAGGTGCTCAAGAAG gAGCTGCTCCAGACACAGGAGGAGCTTAAGGAACTGCAGGCAGAACGGCAGAGCCAGGAGGTGGCTGGGCGACACCGGGACCGGGAGTTGGAGAAGCAGCTGGCAGTCCTGAGGGTTGAGGCTGATCGAGGTCGGGAGCTGGAAGAACAGAACCTCCAGCTACAAAAGACCCTCCAGCAACTGCGACAGGACTGTGAAGAGGCTTCCAAG GCTAAGATGGTGGCcgaggcagaggcagcagtgcTGGGGCAGCGGCGGGCCGCGGTGGAGACAACGCTTCGGGAGACCCAGGAGGAAAATGACGAATTCCGCCGGCGCATCCTGGGTTTGGAGCAGCAGCTGAAGGAGACTCGAGGTCTGGTGGATGGTGGGGAAGCGGTGGAGGCACGACTACGGGACAAGCTGCAGCGGCTGGAG GCAGAGAAACAGCAACTGGAGGAGGCCCTGAATGCGTcccaggaagaggaagggagtcTGGCAGCAGCCAAGCGGGCACTGGAGGCACGCCTCGAGGAGGCTCAGCGGGGGCTGGCCCGCCTGGGGCAAGAGCAGCAGACACTGAACCGGGccctggaggaggaagggaagcagCGGGAGGTGCTCCGGCGAGGCAAGGCTGAGCTGGAGGAGCAGAAGCGTTTGCTGGATAGGACTGTGGACCGACTGAACAAGGAG ttGGAGAAGATCGGGGAGGACTCTAAGCAAGCCCTGCAGCAGCTCCAGGCCCAGCTGGAGGATTATAAGGAAAAGGCCCGGCGGGAGGTGGCAGATGCCCAGCGCCAGGCCAAGGATTGGGCGAGTGAGGCTGAGAAGACCTCTGGGGGACTGAGCCGGCTTCAGGATGAG ATCCAGAGGCTGCGGCAGGCCCTGCAGGCATCCCAGGCTGAGCGGGACACAGCCCGGCTGGACAAAGAGCTACTGGCCCAGCGATTGCAGGGGCTGGAGCAAGAGGCAGAGAACAAGAAGCGCTCCCAGGACGACAGGGCCCGGCAGCTGAAGGGCCTCGAG GAAAAAGTCTCACGGCTGGAAGCAGAGTTAGATGAGGAGAAGAACACTGTGGAGCTGCTAACAGACCGGGTGAATCGTGGCCGGGACCAG GTAGATCAGCTGAGGACAGAGCTCCTGCAGGAGAGGTCTGCTCGGCAGGACCTGGAGTGTGACAAAATCTCCTTGGAGAGACAg AACAAAGACCTGAAGACCCGGTTGGCCAGCTCAGAAGGCTTCCAGAAGCCCAGTGCCAGCCTCTCTCAGCTTGAGTCCCAGAATCAGTTGTTGCAGGAGCGGCTACAGGCTGAAGAGAG GGAGAAGACAGTTCTGCAGTCTACCAATCGAAAACTGGAGCGGAAAGTTAAAGAGCTATCCATCCAGATTGAAGACGAGCGGCAGCATGTCAATGACCAGAAAGACCAG CTAAGCCTGAGGGTGAAGGCTTTGAAGCGTCAGGTGGATGaagcagaagaggaaattgagcGACTGGATGGCCTGAGGAAGAAGGCCCAGCGCGAGCTGGAGGAGCAGCATGAGGTCAATGAACAGCTCCAGGCCCGGATCAAGTCTCTGGAGAAGGACTCCTG GCGCAAAGCTTCCCGCTCAGCTGCTGAGTCAGCTCTCAAACATGAAGGGCTGAGCTCAGATGAGGAATTCGACAGTGTCTACAATCCCTCATCCATTGCATCACTGCTTACGGAGAGCAACCTACAGACCAGCTCCTGTTAG